A portion of the Hoylesella buccalis ATCC 35310 genome contains these proteins:
- a CDS encoding sodium:solute symporter translates to MTIVLTLLGYFAALLLLSRMTTRHATNDTFYRGNRQSPWYLVAFGMIGASVSGVTFVSVPGMVNTIGMTYLQTCLGFVLGYVAVAFVLLPIYYRLNLTTIYTYLQQRLGTRSYKTGAWFFLLSKMSGSAVKFYVVCMLLQRFVLDAIGVPFMVTALVLVSLIWLYTRRGGIKTLVWTDTFQTFCMFAALIFIIVQVMFILDMNVVEAVNAIAQDDRSRIFVFDDWLSKQNFWKQFVSGIFIVIVMTGLDQDMMQKNLTCKTLREAQKDMCTYGLAFVPVNLLFLALGVLLSMLAAQQGVPLPSTGDELLPMFAATGELGTMVVMFFTIGIVATSFSSADSALTALTTTYCVDICQKPADERLRHRVHAAMGVVFVLFILMFRVFNSTNLIDAIYILVSYTYGPLLGLFAFGLLTKYRVNDRWVPYLAIAAPVLCYVLDAVAQHLWHYHFGYELLLLNGALTFAGLLVTRKKEVH, encoded by the coding sequence ATGACGATTGTTCTTACGTTATTAGGCTATTTTGCGGCCTTGTTGTTACTGAGTAGGATGACGACAAGGCATGCCACAAACGATACTTTTTATCGCGGAAACCGACAGTCGCCCTGGTATTTGGTGGCCTTTGGCATGATAGGTGCGTCGGTTTCGGGTGTCACCTTCGTGTCTGTGCCGGGCATGGTCAATACCATTGGTATGACTTACCTGCAAACTTGTCTGGGCTTTGTGCTGGGTTATGTGGCGGTGGCCTTTGTGTTGTTGCCCATTTACTATCGTCTGAATCTCACCACAATTTACACTTATTTGCAACAACGCTTGGGAACTCGTTCGTATAAAACGGGTGCTTGGTTCTTTTTGTTGTCCAAAATGTCGGGTTCGGCGGTTAAGTTTTATGTGGTGTGCATGCTCTTACAGCGGTTTGTACTTGATGCCATCGGGGTGCCTTTCATGGTCACTGCGTTGGTTTTGGTGTCGCTTATATGGCTGTATACGCGGCGCGGAGGCATCAAGACCTTGGTTTGGACGGATACGTTTCAAACCTTTTGCATGTTCGCGGCGCTCATTTTCATCATCGTGCAGGTGATGTTCATACTTGACATGAATGTCGTTGAGGCGGTGAATGCCATCGCACAGGATGACAGAAGTCGCATCTTCGTGTTTGATGATTGGCTGTCTAAACAGAATTTTTGGAAGCAATTTGTGAGTGGTATCTTTATCGTTATCGTGATGACGGGGCTCGATCAGGACATGATGCAGAAGAATTTGACGTGCAAAACCTTGAGAGAGGCACAGAAAGACATGTGTACTTACGGACTTGCCTTCGTGCCTGTCAACCTGTTGTTCTTGGCGTTAGGTGTGCTGTTGTCTATGTTGGCCGCGCAACAGGGTGTGCCTCTGCCGTCCACAGGCGATGAGTTGTTGCCCATGTTTGCAGCGACGGGCGAGTTGGGAACCATGGTGGTGATGTTCTTTACCATTGGCATTGTGGCGACATCGTTCAGTAGTGCCGACTCTGCCTTGACGGCTTTGACCACCACTTACTGTGTGGACATTTGTCAAAAGCCTGCGGATGAGCGGCTCAGACATCGTGTTCATGCCGCCATGGGCGTAGTGTTTGTCTTGTTCATCTTGATGTTCAGGGTGTTCAACTCGACCAATTTGATAGATGCTATCTATATATTGGTATCGTATACCTATGGACCTTTGTTGGGATTGTTTGCGTTTGGACTGCTCACGAAGTACCGTGTAAACGACCGATGGGTACCCTATTTAGCCATTGCCGCACCCGTGTTGTGCTATGTGTTGGATGCCGTTGCACAGCATTTGTGGCACTATCATTTTGGTTACGAATTGCTCTTGCTCAACGGGGCATTGACCTTTGCTGGATTGTTGGTGACAAGGAAGAAAGAAGTACATTGA
- a CDS encoding oxaloacetate decarboxylase gives MKKKIQFSLIYRDMWQSSGKFQPRKDQLERIAPVIIEMGCFARVETNGGAFEQVNLLAGENPNDAVRAFCAPFNKVGIKTHMLDRGLNALRMYPVPDDVRALMYKVKHAQGVDIPRIFDGLNDVRNIIPSIKWAKEAGMTPQGTLCITTSPIHTLEYYANIADTLIEAGAEEICLKDMAGIGQPTFLGQLTKIIKDKHPEIILEYHGHSGPGLSMASMLEVAKNGIDILDVAIEPLSWGKVHPDVISVQSMLKTAGFDVPDINMDAYMKARALTQEFIDDWLGYFINPQNKFMSSLLLGCGLPGGMMGSMMTDLAGIHGTINNIRKKKGEEELSTDDMLIKLFNEVAYVWPRVGYPPLVTPFSQYTKNIALMNLLTMEQGKGRFVMMDDSMWGMILGKSGKVPGKVDQVLVDLAKEKGYEFTDADPHTLLENNLDDFKKEMKENGWDFGKDDEELFELAMHPEQYRNYKSGQAKKNFLADLQKAKDAKLGSKVSKEELTAFKHAKADAIVAPVKGQVFWEFNGDGECAPSVEPYIGKEYDEGDKLCYIQAPWGEFVEIPAALGGKLVEINAKQGSKLNKGDVIAYIERPQA, from the coding sequence ATGAAGAAAAAAATACAGTTTAGTCTCATTTATAGAGACATGTGGCAATCTTCCGGTAAGTTTCAGCCACGCAAAGATCAATTAGAACGCATTGCTCCAGTCATTATAGAAATGGGCTGTTTTGCTCGTGTAGAAACCAACGGAGGCGCTTTTGAACAAGTAAATTTGCTGGCAGGCGAGAACCCTAACGATGCTGTCCGCGCCTTCTGCGCACCCTTTAACAAAGTGGGCATCAAGACACACATGCTCGATCGTGGATTGAATGCATTGCGCATGTATCCCGTACCCGATGATGTGCGCGCCCTGATGTACAAGGTGAAACATGCCCAAGGCGTGGACATCCCGCGTATATTCGATGGTTTGAACGATGTTCGCAACATCATTCCAAGCATCAAGTGGGCAAAAGAGGCCGGCATGACGCCACAGGGAACCCTGTGTATCACCACCTCTCCCATCCATACGCTGGAATATTACGCCAACATTGCCGACACTTTGATTGAAGCTGGCGCAGAAGAAATCTGCCTAAAAGACATGGCCGGCATCGGTCAGCCTACGTTCTTGGGACAGTTAACCAAGATAATAAAAGACAAACATCCAGAGATTATCCTCGAATACCACGGTCACTCGGGTCCTGGACTGTCGATGGCATCAATGTTAGAGGTGGCCAAAAACGGCATCGACATCTTGGATGTGGCCATCGAACCCCTATCATGGGGCAAGGTACACCCTGACGTTATCTCCGTGCAGAGCATGCTGAAGACGGCTGGTTTCGATGTTCCAGACATCAACATGGATGCTTACATGAAGGCTCGTGCATTGACTCAAGAGTTTATTGACGACTGGTTGGGCTACTTTATCAATCCACAAAACAAGTTCATGAGCTCACTGTTGCTGGGCTGTGGCTTGCCTGGTGGCATGATGGGCAGTATGATGACCGACCTGGCCGGCATTCATGGCACCATTAACAACATCCGCAAGAAGAAAGGAGAGGAAGAACTTTCCACCGACGACATGCTCATCAAGCTGTTTAATGAGGTGGCATACGTTTGGCCTCGCGTGGGTTATCCACCCCTGGTGACACCTTTCTCACAGTATACCAAGAACATAGCACTGATGAACCTGTTGACCATGGAGCAAGGCAAGGGCAGATTCGTGATGATGGACGACTCGATGTGGGGCATGATTCTGGGCAAGAGCGGCAAAGTACCCGGCAAGGTTGACCAAGTATTAGTTGACCTTGCGAAGGAAAAGGGTTACGAATTTACCGATGCCGACCCACATACTTTGTTGGAAAACAACTTGGATGACTTCAAGAAAGAAATGAAGGAAAACGGTTGGGACTTTGGCAAAGACGATGAAGAGCTGTTCGAATTGGCCATGCACCCCGAGCAATATCGCAATTACAAGAGCGGACAAGCGAAGAAAAACTTCTTGGCTGACCTGCAAAAGGCGAAGGATGCGAAACTCGGCAGCAAGGTGTCGAAAGAAGAACTCACCGCATTCAAGCACGCAAAAGCTGACGCGATTGTGGCTCCGGTCAAGGGACAAGTGTTCTGGGAGTTCAATGGTGACGGCGAATGTGCTCCTTCTGTTGAGCCGTATATCGGCAAAGAGTACGACGAAGGCGACAAACTCTGTTACATACAAGCACCATGGGGCGAGTTCGTAGAGATACCTGCGGCCTTAGGAGGTAAGTTGGTTGAGATTAACGCCAAGCAGGGAAGCAAGCTGAACAAGGGTGACGTGATTGCTTACATCGAACGCCCACAAGCTTGA
- a CDS encoding HDIG domain-containing metalloprotein, translating into MDYLAIINQYYPQGSKVRDILLTHSECVTRRALQIVDKHPELKLDRTFIEEAAMLHDIGIVKCDAPGIECFGTEPYIKHGIIGADMLRAAGFPQHARVCERHTGAGIALQNIIDQHLPLPHQDFLPETMEEQVICYADKFYSKTHLDRVRTPEQALKSLERFGKEGAQRFTRWMQLFE; encoded by the coding sequence ATGGACTATTTAGCCATCATCAATCAGTATTACCCGCAAGGAAGCAAGGTGCGGGACATCCTCTTGACGCACAGCGAATGCGTAACCCGCAGGGCATTGCAAATTGTCGACAAGCATCCGGAGCTGAAACTCGACCGCACCTTCATCGAAGAGGCGGCTATGTTGCATGACATCGGCATCGTAAAATGTGATGCACCGGGCATCGAATGCTTTGGTACTGAACCGTATATCAAGCATGGCATCATCGGGGCAGACATGCTGCGCGCGGCTGGTTTCCCCCAACACGCGCGGGTTTGCGAACGCCATACGGGTGCCGGAATCGCCTTGCAGAACATCATTGACCAGCACCTGCCCCTACCCCACCAAGACTTTTTGCCCGAGACCATGGAGGAACAGGTGATTTGTTATGCCGACAAGTTCTACTCCAAAACGCACCTCGATCGTGTGAGAACGCCCGAACAGGCACTGAAGAGCCTCGAAAGATTCGGAAAAGAGGGAGCGCAGAGATTTACCAGATGGATGCAACTGTTCGAATAA
- a CDS encoding putative LPS assembly protein LptD: MRTPSVIVLLLFIFAFVMADMNRFDSYARQQTQQRDTLGVGDTLLSIKRDSTLDKLPDSVAADTTLLDSLQLAIRKHNQLIDDSIRLDSLNRRRANGIDAPVEYTAEDSLVYNAKSKTTHLYGSSTVKYENMDLKSEKIYMSMDSNLVHATGAIKDTTTKALEGTPVFKLGQDSYESDTMAFNFKTKKGLINNVYTQQEEGFLRSERSKRDSSGVVYMEHGRYTTCDKKHPDFYIALSRGKVRPGKDVVFGPAHLVVADVPLPIAVPYGFFPFTKSYSSGFIMPSYGDEMDRGFYLRDGGYYFAISDKIDLKLLGEIYTKGSWGVSLASNYNKRYRYSGSIFLSYQDSKTGDKGLPDFSRQQSYKIQWSHRQDPKANPFSSLSASVNFASSSYERNNLTSLYNPQALTQSTRTSSVSWSTTFSSIGLSLSSSMNLSQNMRDSSIALTMPDLNISISRFYPFKRKHVVGNERWYEKIAVSYTGRFSNSIQTKEDKLFKSNLIKDWRNGFQHDIPVNANFTLFDYLNVNPSFNFTDRMYSSKIHRSWDAASQKVVNDTTYGFHNVYNWSLNLGMSTKLYGMFIPNRKIFGDKVQAIRHVLTPSVSFSYAPDFGARRYGYYDYYQKTDADGNVSLVGYSPYENGMYSVPGRGRSGNISFDLGNNVEMKVKSDKDSTGMKKVSIIDELGLSMSYNMAAKEKPLSDLNMRIRLKWWKNYTFNLNARFASYAYELDENGRPYEGNHTEWGMGRFGRFQGMSQNISYTLTPEKLKKLFTGSHDDEDEDEQNKNDIEGRDTDIESNIDDNMIEGQHGAKKKQKAGKAETDDDGYMAFKIPWSLTFGYGITMSENKDLKKFNYKTMRYPYKFTQTLNVSGNVRISDGWNISFSSGYDFENHAMSMTTASLQRDLHCFNMSCSVVLAPYTSYNFTFRANAATLTDALKYDKRSGYSNAVQWY, from the coding sequence ATGAGAACTCCGTCGGTTATAGTTCTGCTGCTGTTCATCTTTGCCTTCGTCATGGCAGACATGAACAGGTTTGATTCATACGCCAGGCAACAAACGCAACAACGTGACACGCTGGGTGTGGGCGACACCTTGTTATCAATTAAGCGCGATTCCACACTCGACAAACTCCCTGACTCCGTTGCCGCCGACACCACCCTATTAGACTCGCTCCAGTTGGCCATCCGCAAGCATAATCAACTGATTGACGACTCGATTCGGCTCGACTCGCTCAACAGAAGGAGGGCGAACGGCATCGACGCACCGGTAGAATATACCGCAGAAGATTCGCTGGTGTATAATGCAAAGAGCAAGACCACGCACCTCTACGGCTCGTCTACCGTGAAATACGAGAACATGGACCTCAAGAGTGAGAAGATATACATGAGCATGGACAGCAACCTGGTGCACGCAACTGGTGCCATTAAAGACACTACAACCAAAGCATTGGAAGGCACTCCCGTGTTCAAATTGGGGCAAGATTCGTACGAAAGCGACACCATGGCGTTCAATTTCAAGACCAAGAAGGGCCTCATCAACAACGTTTACACCCAACAAGAAGAGGGATTCTTGCGCAGTGAGCGGTCAAAGCGCGACTCATCGGGCGTAGTGTACATGGAACACGGCCGATATACCACCTGCGATAAGAAGCATCCCGACTTCTATATCGCACTATCAAGAGGCAAGGTACGCCCAGGCAAGGACGTGGTTTTCGGTCCTGCCCATTTGGTAGTGGCCGACGTTCCGCTTCCTATTGCCGTTCCATACGGTTTCTTCCCCTTCACCAAGAGCTATTCATCAGGCTTCATCATGCCGTCTTACGGCGATGAGATGGATCGTGGTTTCTATCTTAGGGACGGCGGGTATTATTTTGCCATCAGTGACAAAATCGACTTGAAGCTGCTTGGCGAAATCTACACCAAGGGTTCTTGGGGCGTTTCGCTGGCCAGCAATTACAATAAAAGATATCGCTATAGCGGCAGTATATTTCTCAGTTACCAGGATTCAAAGACGGGTGACAAGGGTCTACCTGACTTCTCCCGGCAGCAAAGTTACAAGATACAATGGAGCCACCGACAAGACCCAAAGGCCAATCCCTTTAGCTCGTTATCAGCAAGTGTTAACTTCGCCTCCTCCAGTTACGAGCGCAACAACCTGACGAGCTTGTACAATCCGCAGGCACTCACACAAAGTACCCGTACATCTTCTGTGAGTTGGAGCACCACTTTCTCAAGCATTGGCTTGTCACTGAGCAGCTCGATGAACCTTTCGCAGAACATGCGCGACTCGTCCATCGCCCTGACAATGCCCGACCTGAACATCAGCATCAGCCGCTTCTATCCCTTCAAACGCAAGCATGTGGTGGGCAATGAGCGTTGGTACGAGAAGATTGCCGTAAGCTACACGGGCCGTTTCTCCAACTCTATCCAAACAAAAGAGGACAAATTGTTCAAGTCGAACCTCATCAAAGACTGGAGAAACGGTTTCCAGCACGACATTCCTGTCAATGCCAACTTCACACTTTTCGACTATCTCAACGTCAATCCGTCGTTCAATTTCACCGACCGCATGTACTCAAGCAAGATACATCGGTCGTGGGACGCAGCCTCTCAAAAGGTTGTGAACGACACCACATACGGCTTTCACAACGTCTATAACTGGTCACTCAACTTGGGTATGTCTACCAAGCTCTATGGTATGTTCATCCCAAACCGCAAGATATTCGGTGACAAGGTGCAAGCCATCCGCCACGTCTTAACCCCTTCCGTTTCTTTCAGCTATGCTCCTGACTTCGGTGCGCGACGCTATGGCTATTACGATTACTATCAAAAGACCGATGCCGACGGCAATGTGTCGCTCGTAGGATATTCTCCTTACGAAAATGGCATGTACTCTGTACCGGGCAGAGGACGCAGCGGAAACATATCATTCGACCTGGGCAACAACGTCGAAATGAAGGTTAAGAGCGACAAAGACTCAACGGGAATGAAGAAAGTGAGTATCATTGACGAGTTGGGATTATCGATGTCGTATAACATGGCGGCTAAAGAAAAACCGTTGAGCGACCTGAATATGCGCATCAGATTGAAGTGGTGGAAGAACTACACCTTCAACCTCAACGCGCGCTTTGCATCGTATGCCTATGAATTGGATGAGAATGGCAGACCCTACGAGGGCAATCATACGGAATGGGGAATGGGCCGTTTCGGTCGTTTCCAAGGCATGTCGCAAAACATCTCCTACACGCTGACGCCCGAAAAGCTGAAAAAACTCTTCACTGGCAGCCATGATGACGAGGATGAAGACGAACAAAACAAAAACGATATTGAAGGACGTGACACCGACATAGAGAGCAACATTGATGACAATATGATTGAGGGGCAGCATGGAGCGAAGAAGAAACAAAAGGCTGGTAAGGCCGAAACCGATGACGATGGCTACATGGCGTTCAAGATACCTTGGTCACTCACCTTCGGTTATGGTATCACCATGAGTGAGAATAAGGACCTTAAAAAGTTCAATTATAAGACCATGCGCTATCCCTACAAGTTCACTCAGACCCTTAATGTCAGCGGTAATGTTCGCATTAGCGATGGGTGGAACATCAGCTTCTCATCGGGTTACGACTTCGAGAACCATGCCATGTCGATGACAACGGCATCACTTCAGCGCGATCTCCACTGCTTCAACATGAGCTGCTCCGTGGTGTTGGCCCCTTATACCAGCTATAATTTCACGTTTAGGGCCAACGCTGCCACCCTGACAGACGCACTGAAATACGATAAACGCAGCGGCTACAGCAATGCAGTGCAGTGGTATTGA
- a CDS encoding TrpB-like pyridoxal phosphate-dependent enzyme — MNKQKKFILQENDIPTQWYNIQADMVNKPLPPLNPKTKQPVTAEDLSHIFSLECSKQELDTENRWIDIPEAVLDKYKYYRSTPLVRAYALEKALDTPAHIYFKNESVNPLGSHKLNSALAQCYYCKQEGTTNVTTETGAGQWGAALSYAAKIFGLEAAVYQVKISMQQKPYRSSIMRTFGATVEGSPSMSTRAGKDIITRDPHHQGSLGTAISEAIELATTTPNCKYTLGSVLNHVALHQTVIGLEAEKQMEMAGEYPDVVIACFGGGSNFGGLTFPFMRHNILEGKKTEYIAAEPSSCPKLTRGKFEYDFGDEAGYTPLLPMYTLGHDFKPANIHAGGLRYHGAGMIISQLAKDKLMHGVDIPQLEAFDAGILFSRTEGIIPAPESCHAIAATIREAQKCKESGEEKVILFNLSGHGLIDMTAYDSYLRGDLRNYSITDEEIADSLKDVPEV; from the coding sequence CTGAACAAACAAAAGAAATTCATACTTCAGGAAAACGATATTCCTACACAGTGGTACAACATACAAGCCGACATGGTGAACAAGCCCTTGCCGCCGCTAAACCCAAAGACCAAGCAGCCAGTTACGGCAGAAGACTTGTCGCACATCTTCAGCTTAGAATGCTCCAAGCAAGAACTTGATACCGAAAACCGATGGATTGACATCCCCGAAGCGGTGCTGGACAAGTACAAATACTACCGCTCTACCCCATTGGTTCGTGCCTATGCGCTGGAGAAAGCCTTGGACACACCGGCACATATTTATTTCAAAAACGAGAGTGTGAACCCGCTTGGCTCGCACAAACTCAACTCGGCTCTTGCCCAATGCTACTACTGTAAGCAGGAAGGTACCACGAACGTTACCACCGAGACGGGTGCCGGACAGTGGGGAGCAGCCTTGAGTTATGCGGCAAAAATCTTCGGATTGGAAGCTGCCGTGTACCAAGTAAAGATTTCGATGCAGCAAAAACCCTACCGCAGTAGTATCATGCGAACCTTCGGAGCCACCGTGGAAGGCTCGCCATCGATGTCAACACGCGCCGGAAAGGACATCATCACGCGCGATCCTCACCATCAGGGAAGCCTCGGAACAGCTATCTCTGAGGCCATCGAACTGGCCACTACCACACCCAACTGCAAGTACACGCTGGGCTCGGTGCTTAACCATGTGGCTCTACATCAAACTGTTATCGGCTTGGAAGCAGAGAAACAAATGGAGATGGCGGGCGAATATCCCGACGTCGTGATTGCTTGTTTCGGTGGTGGAAGCAACTTTGGTGGACTGACCTTCCCCTTCATGCGGCATAACATCTTGGAAGGAAAGAAAACAGAATACATTGCTGCCGAGCCCAGCAGCTGTCCAAAACTAACCCGAGGCAAGTTTGAATACGACTTTGGCGACGAGGCTGGCTACACGCCCCTGTTGCCCATGTACACGCTGGGACACGACTTTAAGCCCGCAAACATTCATGCCGGCGGTTTACGCTATCATGGTGCGGGCATGATTATCTCACAATTGGCAAAAGACAAGCTGATGCATGGCGTGGACATTCCACAGCTGGAGGCATTCGATGCCGGTATTCTTTTCTCTCGAACCGAAGGCATTATCCCGGCTCCAGAGAGCTGCCATGCCATCGCTGCCACCATTCGTGAGGCACAAAAGTGCAAAGAGAGTGGTGAAGAGAAGGTGATTCTCTTTAATCTCTCGGGCCATGGACTCATCGACATGACGGCATACGACAGTTATTTGAGGGGCGACTTGCGCAATTACAGCATCACTGATGAAGAGATTGCGGACAGCCTCAAAGATGTTCCTGAGGTGTAA